CCACCTATTAGTAACTCCAAGGGCAGGTGTGACAGTTGTGTGCAGGTGACCTGCAGTAATTTGACCCTGCCTGGAGGCCCTGAAGCAATAGTAGGAGACATAAGAACCATCTGCCATTTTTGCCTACATTTAGGATGTATTTTTGTTGGAGTCTTTAACGCAACAAAGAATCAGAGTTTATCCATTTTAAATACACGGTTCCAACTGGAGAGCTGGTGAAGAGATGTATGCCAAGACAGCAATCCCACCAAAAACCTTCCAACTAAGATGTCCAAACACACACAGCTAATACAGCTGCTGGGTGAACTTTGACCTACTCAGCAGGACCCCAAACTGTCTGAAATAACAATCCAGCATCCACACGGTGACTAGATGACCAGGATTAGTCCCCATTAAATAACCACTCAGATCTTTAGCAGTTCAAAGCAAGGTTTTTCCTGCTGGAGGATGTGAATAGGTTTACAGTCATTTGGACTGTCACATTAATTGCCTTTGACATGGAGCCTAAGGAAAACTACCGTTTTAGCCTTTTCCTTAGAGTTGCAGACCTGAACAGCAATACAGTGTCAATCAACATGGCTACACAGGGGAATTTGTTGTTGTCGTTTTTAAAACTCTGACATTTTAACAAGCCTTAACTAATTTGCTTGATAAAGCTAACAATCCTTTTGGATTTCCAGAATTTATTTGGTTGGATATTTTATGACACTTCACTCAAGTAAACTAAGACAATAACAAACTAACACAAGAATCAAATTATGTTTTAATGTAAGAGGATTAAAAGAATTGGCTGCTAGACTGACACTACTCCAAGTTTTCTTATTCAATGACCCAGAAGTAATAACTTTGGATAAAGTCCTCCAATTTATACCATTAGTAGGATGACAGAATGATGAACAACAAGAGAAAACAGATCTGTATTGCAAAGAAGTGAACATACATTGGAAATGACTGCTCTTAAATGTAGGACGCGTTCTGTCAAGATAGCCTATTCGAGCTGTAGAAAAAACACAACTCTCACGCAtaatcaagaaaacaaaaaagggcgGGGGGACTATACCTCATAAAGTCCAATTCGAGCTCACCTCATCAAAAGATTTCTGGGAGGTTTCCAAATCATGTACTGCTTTTAACACTTTAAATCACCTCCAATTATTAAACATTATCATTATGATCCTCCCAGTAGTTTCAGTGATAGGCTTTGGGCACAGTAACTAAACAATTTAAAGAACTGGCTCTGCAAGCAGAATTTGTAGAAAATACTAAGCTACCATTCTAGTTTTCCAAACTAATATGGATGCTTGTTAGCAGTTCTGTAAGTGGGACTTCAAGAATAAAACCAGTTGCCTGCCACCTGGTACTTTAAATCTGAGCTCATGACAGAGCACTTCTCTGAAGAGCACACGAACAAATAGTTCACTCACTCAATGTCCAGAAAAAATCAGACGCTTGAGCTCAAATCATCCCCTCAGGAAGCTCTTTCACTACAACTGGATCAGCACCCAACTGCTCTTTGAAACAGGGGCTACAACAGGCTCCTCTTGGAAGCACAGGGGTAAGTGAATTTTGAGGTAGTTCAGCACTGCAAAAGCAAAATTTCAAGACCCGTCTCTTCAAGTCTCACAGTACTGCAGCAGGGAAAGCCGCACCCAGGACACAGGACCACAGAGCTATATCTACATGTGATGGTGGGATGTGTGGCGGTTACGAGAACTCACTGTTACACTGGAAACCCAAAGGCACCGTTTTAGAAACCCTGGTTAAGACAGTCCTGAACAGAGGAGGGCTCACTAAACCGCTGAACACAACAGACACACCTAGCCagtgtatgcaaaaaaaaaaaagccacaagcaaGCAGGCTTATTCTGTATGTGCTGCATGCATATtacgtggggaaaaaaaaaatgtaaagtgaACATGAGCCACACAGAGCAGGTCTGGAAGAGAAATCAGTGGAACAGTTCATGTCCCTGCTAATCTCCAGTCCCAGAGGTACACATGCACtattctttcccctttcccctttcccctacAAAGCGGACCCCGGAATGGGGACAAAAACTTCAGTGTGGTTCCCTTCTCCACTTCTGATATTCCACCTGGATCACCTCTGCTCACCTCTGGTGAAGTACACTTTCCATCCAGAGGCCGGAAGGTTGAGAGGGCGTTTGCACATTAGAATTCCTTATGCAAACCCAGAAGGCTCTCTCACACCACCACAAGGTACTCAAAAAATCAATCCAAGAAATACTAAACACCAAAAAAGTTGGTGAAGTGGAATTCAAGGTTGTCTGGCAGCTCCTCGTAGAGGACAGGAACTCCAATTAACACCTCGAGTAAGAACGATGCTTCTCAGGGTGGTGATGGAAAGGGACAGCTTTAACGCTGTGTAACCCTGTGGTGCAAGAGGCATACACAAAAGCCGTACTTTATTATCTGCTGGTGTTTGCATCTTGGCACCCATACTTGCCATTTGCAGATAGACCGGTTTTACAAGACTTCAAAAAGGCCAAATGAACCTCCGGGCATTTTGAAAGGACTAAGCAAGCCTCAGGTCAGCTGTACGCTCAGTGGTGTTAGTCAGTGAAGGTTAGAGTCCACCGTGGGGAAGCACATGTGGTTTTCTACGACGTTTGTGTCATAGGATCTCAGAAaatgctccagctgcagctctgtcttGAGGACTGGGGAAACGGTTGTCACAAACTCAGTCAACATGAACCTCAGAAAAGACTGCCCGAGTCAGGATCCACTCCAGGTTCTTTCCATCACACCGGTCCTTCCATTTGGGAAAGacaccctctccttcccctctaagCGATCTCTAAAAAGCTCCACCACTCACCTTTGTCTGCTCTTTCCTGAGCTGCTTTAATAACGCTACGTCATCCTGGgccttttccctctcttctctgaGAGTTTTCACTACACTGGAAGTCTGAGCGATGCAGTTTTTGATGATTCTCTCTCTGCTGGTGTGAGCATCCATCAACTaagtgggagggagagagaaagtcACAACGGCTCAGCAAAGAATAAAAGCCTCCATGTTACAGGTTGAAATAGAGACTTTCTAAAGTCAAGGTATTGCTGTGCCTACAGAAATCCCTTTGACTCTGTAATCTCCGTGCCTGTTGGGAACAACACCGCCCTGAGCGGCAGCTACCAACTTGATCAACAGTCAAAGATACACACGAGCAGGAGTCTGGCAGCGTAGTGCAACAGCGTGCCagcacccatttttaaaagaaaaaaagcagactgGGCTAATGCCCTCCACCGAAGCCTGCAGTGCGCCTCAGAGGATCGGCGGCTGCAGAACAAATAAGCTCCCCGTGTGGTTTTAAACCGACGCAGCCGTTACACGCACGTGGTTTAGCTAAGTAGAGAAGTCGAGCACGCCAGTTATGAATACGTAAAGCACCGTATAAACTGGTGATGTTTTACTGGCCAGCGCACATAAAAAACATCAGGCAGCGAGCGGAAAGCCAGGGGAGCGCACACTCACAGACTGGTACAGCTCTTTACACGTCTGTCCGGCATCAACCTTCCCCACAAAGGAAGCTGTTGGAATCGTAGTGTTCAGCTCGTGGACGATTCTGTCGTCGATCGTCCTCATCACCCTGAGCAGctcctgtatgaaaaaaaaaaaaaaaaaatatttgcttatgtGTCTGAGAAAAGCCTACTACAAAATTTGCACGATTAAGTCTTTTAATAGAGAAAACCCCGCACCGAACGAACAACTCCGGCCCGCAGAGGTACGTGCTGCCAACCCACCGGGTCCCCAGCGGCGAAGGCCACAGGGGGGAGCAgacccggccccgccgagccccccggccccgcccgccccggccccctcaGGGAAGCGCCCGCGCCACGGGCaggccgcggagccgccgcccAAGGCCCCGTCACCGCCCGTGAGCGCTTCCAGGCGGGAGACCGGGCACAAGCGGCACCGGAACGGCGAGCTCGGAACGGGAGCCCGGCTGTTGTCGGGGCAGGGCGCttcagctgccgccggctgccgccccccgcgccgcccccgcagcAGGCACGCTTGGTGCTTCGCGCTCCATTCCAGCACGCGAAGGCGCCCAGGGACCTCCCCGCGCCCCACCGGGCCTCCACGCCGCGGGCTCCCCCTCACGGGAAgggacccggggaggggggctccccccgccctgccccgctccctgccggagggcaccgcgctcccgccgccggcgctGAGGGGAAGGCCGGACCCCGCCCCGCACCTCGACCGTTGCGGGGAGCGGTGACCTCGCCGCCCCCACCCCGGGGCGCGCGCTCCCTCGGGGCCGCGCGGCGTCGCCAGGAGACAGCGGGGTCGCGCCGGGCGCcggcgcggggaggcggcgggagcgcgccccctccccagccccagaccCCTCCGCCCGCCCCACGCGCGTCACCTGGAACTCGGCGAAGTCCTCGCAGCTCGCCGCTCTGCTGGGCGCCGCCATACTGGAAAGGCAGagggccgcggcggcggccaatcgggcggggaggcgggatgacgcgcggggcggtgggcggggcgaggcgggccgtgccgtgccgtgccgtgccgagggGCGGGTCCCGCATCTCCACCGCGGTCCCGGCGGCCTGGGGCGTCCTCGCCGCGTCCAGCTGCGGGAGGGCTCCGGCGGCTCCCCaacccccgccggaggcgggcccgggcggcagcgcggcgggcccggcccggggcacgCGCCTTCCGCCGCGCCTCGCCAatcgcggggccggggcggggcgcgcgcccAGCGGTGACATTGAGGGGCGCCGGGCGGGAGGCCGCGCCGTGTGGGGCCGCGCTGGTGAGTgaccgccccggggccgggggagctgcCTGCCGTTTCGCCGTCTCCCCGGTtaggcggcgggcgggcccccGGAGGTggggagcgcggggctggggggtgcccgggcggtgccgccggggcgggggccgggtgAGGCGTCACCGCCCGCGCCTGGCGGGCAGTAACGGCGGGAGCCTGCCGGCCCCCGAGTTGacctggggggaggggagagaggaatggatttgtgctttttttccttctctgaagatcTTGAGAAGGGTTTGGTTTCGTTGGAGGCGGTCGCCTATAAATGTAAAGGgttttgttgtggtggtggtttgttttttttttcccagagctgGAATGTATTATGCCTGGAAAATAAAGGGCAACTGTTTCTGATGGGAGAAAAATTTTCAGCCAGCATAAAGACGAAAAAGAGAAACCAATTTGTATTTTAGAAAGGCCCTTTGCTTtcaaagttgtggggtttttttccctcagaacgTATTAATTAATGAATTAGAAGCTCTTTCTTGAGGGTAAGTTTTCATATAGAAGGTGCCCTGTCCTTTTCTCAGGACAAAGTAGGTATCTCTGTACTACGAGATTCGGCTTTTTTCTTGACTCTGCCAAGCCTGTTACTTGCTTTTGGGGTGTGACAAGTTTGGGAGAACGCTGCCCTTGGAGCAGCACTGTCCGAAGTGCACCTGAAGCAGATGAATGGAGAAGTTCCTTGAAACTGAGATGTGCATTCTCTCTTTACAAATCGCTCGTAGGCTGTAATCTTGCATTCCCATTTTTCTAAATAAGGTTAATGGGCAAGCTCAGGTCATGGCTTCCAGGCAAGCTTTAATTTCTTTGATATGCTCTGTTACAACCTAAATCTGGTGGTTCTGCGTAATGTTAGATTCATAcctattgttttattttcttttttctggtgtttaaaaaaaaacccaaacacttccATTTAAAAGGTAGCATTCTCATTTTCTACTGTTCCAGGTTACGATTTGGCCCCTTTGcttcctctgctttctcttccagATATGGCTGTTAAACTGCTGGGAAGAAATATTCCCTCAGTTCTGAGGGTGACTAAGGGAGTGGATCCGAAGATAAGCAGAAGGCTTTGCGTTAAACCCCCGGAAGAAAGTCAACTTCAGCCAAGAAGTAAGAGTTTCTGATAAAGATCATGCTACGTTTCATGACGTGAAATATTTAGATATCCAGGCTGCAATCATCAGACCAGGAATTTGGCTGACATAGATGCTAATATTCCAGATTTCGTGACATGGAATTCGGTCTTTAGACTGAAAAACTGAGCATTAAAGTTAGCAGTAAGATCTTGATTTTGAACAAAGCCAGGGGTCAATATTTCTTCTTGTGACAATAACATGGCTTTCACTTCATAGCAGGTCAGTAGTATCTTATCTGAAGTATGCTGAAGCTCTTCTGCTGTGCTCTGGAACTGACTGTTCAACCCCAGTGTAAACTAATCGATGTTTAGGAACATTGTATGAGCTAAAATACTTTTGCAGTTTTTCGAAGTACAGCCAACTGCAGCTGTTCACAAATTTGAACATGCCCTGCAGGAGAGAGTCAGTCTGGATCGTTGGCTTAGTTCATGTTCAAGCGTGGGGTTGTCCAGGTAAAGCTCTAATGAGACTTTCTGTATAACATGTTCCCTTCTTTGCCACCGGATGCTAGATACAAGGAGCATACAGATGTGAAGCATTTTGCTTACTTCTGTGTTAGAAACATAATGCAGCTGTACTGGTAAGACCAAAGGTCTCCTTAACAGTGTCGCGTCTCCAGTAAAGGAGGTTCCTTACCTTTCTGTGAGGACTAATAGGAGTGGTGACCAATAGCAAGGAGCTGAGGAAGAGTACAGAAAGAGGACAAATGCAGCATTTCTCCCCTAGACTGCTGTCCCAGAAATGGCATCTGTGTGTTTAATGGTCCTTTTGCATTCTTTGGGACCATTTTTTAATGGTCTTAAATTGTGTTTAATGGATTTCCCTTTAATAAATTTGCCCAGTCTCTTAAAGCTGGATGTATATTTAGCGTTTGCATCCTCTGGGAAGGAATTCCTCAGCTGAACCATGCTGTGAGAAAACAAGTACAGTCTTGTATTTGTTTTTGAACCTGGTGCTTTTTTTGATCTGACGTGCCTTTATTCCGAAGCCCTTCCAAAACAGGACTTGTTCATTATAACCCCACTCCTGATGTCACTTACAATTCTAGTGCCCTCTGTCATGCTGAGGGGAGCTTCAGTCACTGCTTTCCCAGACCAAAGATCTCGGTCCATGATAACGGTTTCTTATATGGTGCCCATTCCATACCTGTGGTCCTCCTTACCAATTTTTTCTGTACCCattgtatttttactgtttctgagATGAGGGATCAGTATTTCACATGTTTTTCAAAATGCTGGAGTCACGGTTTTATACAGTGGCATAGTAATGCTTTTGTATTGGTCTGTGTTCCTAAACATTGCTGGCAATGCTGTTTCCCTTTCGGGCTATTACTGAACATTTTTCCAAAACCTCTGTGAAACCCTGAGGACTTACTCCTCCGCGGTAATGGTTAGGTTAGAGTCTGTCATTTGTATGTGAACGGGAATTGCTTCCTGTTTATATACACAGGGTTTCACCATCCGTCTCATTGATCAGGATTCTGCGGCTCTTTGAGCTTAGCCCTCTTCTTTATGTTTCTGAATAACGTGGTGTTGTAAGCAAACTGTCTATCCGCCCTGCTTCCTAGATAATTCATGAATCCACGAGGTAGCACACAGCCATACAGGATACCTCCCAttgttgggttggtggtttgtattttgtgtaaaaaaaaaaaagggggggggggggggggaagctgtcTATCTTTGCACCCTGTTTGCTAGATTGTAATGTTACGTTATGTGTGGACACCTTTCCCTGTTACATTCTGAATACTTTTTTATATGGAGTTTGAAAGACTCAACTGAAAATAAAGGGTCTAATCTTTGCCTACAGTCATCTGTTTGTTTATAACTCCAGATAAGATAAAATCTTACACTCTCTGGTAAAGTTAACATTCTGTGATGCAATGGTGTGGCATACTGCCTTTTCTGTAGAAGTTCCATTtcattgtttattttattttttacactaCTTAAAATGTAACCTGAAAACTATAATACCACAGCAGCTTAGAAGGCTtagatgctggagcaggttccgaAAATTTAGAGCTGCAGATATAGAGGTCTTGGGCAAGATTTGGCTTTTCCTTACAAGGCCTCAGTTTAATCCATACATACAGGTTTGTTAATCTGACTCTGATATACTTTTTGTTCCCTAACCAACTCTAGCAATCATACTTAAAATTCTGTATTGCTCACCCTATCTGGTTTCATTACAGCTGTGGCGATTCAGCTGCTCCGACTATTGGTTttggtggttggttggtttgtttggttttttgtgtgttttgttgggcttttttagGTCAGCCTCCCTTGAGGGTGCCAGGACACAAGCCTACAGACTGGGAGAAGAGATTTTTGTTGTGGGCAGGCCATTTCAAAAAAACAGAGGATATACCAGAGACTGTCTCGTAAGTGCCATTTTTGAAGCTGTAAAAGAGACGTTGTCTATGCAGGAATAAGTTACTTGAATGCAACCCTAGAATAACTTTTCTTAAGAGGAATGGGTTTTCGCAGCTGAAAAAATCTTATGCTGCTTGTGTCTGGTGTGTCGTCTTGTAGATGAGATGACCTGAACTATTCCATATTGCTGAGATAATACaccccttttgcttttttttccgaAGGAATGACCAGCATCTATCACTTGTTTTATTAGGAAAACGTCACAAATGAGTTAATTTTCACTCTTCTCCCCCAATCAAAAAAGCTTTTTGCAAATATCAATGTGAGctttttctaatgtttttcttTATATGTCAGTCTCCCATTGTGTGAAACCTGCATGACACAGCTGTAAAATAACTGAaactcatttaaaatatttattaatgaaaGTCTGGAGGGCATGGGCCAACTTTCCTTACTCTTGGAATTTAAACTAAGAAACAGTGGAAAGGCTCCCTAACAAAAAATACATAGTCAAAATTTCCCTGTTGCTGGTGGAGTCCAAATGTGAATGCTTCACCCTGTGtgaaaagtagaaaataaaaccTGATGTTCTAGTTTGCCTATCTAAAATTAAGATCAAACTTAACAACAGGCAACTATTAGTTTAAAAAACATGCCTCATGGTAGTATAGTTATCTTTTAAAACATGCTTGTAATGCTTCTAAatatatgcatttatttaaattaaaaagataCAGTAAATCTTGTACTACTTGGGTAAGCAAACTATGTAGCTGCCCTCTAAAGGTACTCCATTTGCTTGCGTGCACAGTATCGGAACTGAAAATCCACTCGTACCTTAAGATTTTTCTAAATGTATCACAATGGATAACTATTGttgaaaatgaatttttcaaTTTTGTATTGAATCATTTTTCTTAAAATCGCATTTGAAATACATAAAGGCGTAAATTATTAAAACTTACTAAATTATGTCAGTTGACATATTTTTGCATACCAGACACTTGTTAGGAGTGTTTTTAAGGAAACAGCGGAGTGCTTGAAGTCATTTCAATGGTTTATTGAAAGGACAAACCAAGTTCTGATAAAAGCTGACCATTTTTGCAAGTGCATAGGGaattcttgtttttatttaagcAAATAGTTCAGCCAAAGCGGAGAATATGATTGAGAACTATAAAAGCGAAAAATCTTATTTGCCTGTTCTAAGCTGAATTAAGAGTGGGTTGCAAGGGTTTGTGATACAACTCAGTAATCTCATGAGATGTGGTGATCAGAAGTAACTCATTTATTAAATAAATGTTAATCTTAGCCACTGAATTGATTTAAAATGCAATCTTTACTGCCACCTGCACCCAAGTTGTTCATCACAGATTATTAGCAAAAACAAATAATCTGGTGTATAGACATGTTCCCTATGATCATAAATCTTGTACTCAGATCTAATACTCTGAAACAGTGATCAAATCACTCTTGCCATCATCttcaaaaacaagaacaaaactctCATCAGTTCTCAGGCCCTATGTGATTTACCATGTTGGAACTATCGCAGATCCTTCGGTATCTTTTTTCCTCCAAGTGTAAGGGTCAAAATGCGGTAAAAGGTGCCATATTGACTCATGTTTGTGTACAGTGATCGTTTCCCAGTTCCCTTAAATCCACTATTCATGTTAGTTTTGAGGTATAAGCACCTAGTTTGATGCATTTATTCTTTCATTACATGATGTTGATGCTCTCATTGTCATTTGTAATTTTATAATATGCCCAATTTAATCAGTGAGAATATTAGACCCCCTTGAGAAGGGAGTCATCTGCTCTGAATTCTGCAGGGAGAATTAAATATATAGGGTATAGGTCTTTGGCTGTTGTGGAAAGAACATCTAAAAGCATTATGTTTCATTGGCCCTACTTGCATTGGTGTCTCTAACACAAATTTTGAATTTGCTGTAACTGAGATGTCATTTGAGTAGAAGGATATTCAGCGTTTAACCCAGCTTCTTGGGGAAGGTTTGTGGGTTTTAAAAGATAACAGCAGACTAGGCAACAGGTTTCCCAAAGGAGTTATATAGCTACTGGTGtggctgaaattaaaaaaaaaaaattaaagtaatccTCTGTCCAGAGCTAATGTTGGAAAGCTTACAAGCTTAGTTTCTTAGGAAAACAGACTACCTTAAGACTCTTTACGCTAGCAGGAGGGAAGTGGTAACTGCTGGTCTTTTACCAAGTCCTATTCAAAATTTCTGACGCGTACTACATTCAGCAGCCAGTGTGTAATCTATAGCACTATCAAATCCCGTAGTAGAGTAGTATTAGTAAATGCATCCCTCTCCTTTTCCTGTTCTCCCCCATAGTGAACACTTAAATACTGCAGCCTTCCTCCTCTGTGTTGCAGTCAAGTGGTCTAGAAAGGCAGTTACTGTCTCTTAACAATAACTGAAAGTTAAAAATGTTGGGTTTGTTTCTGACTTTGAGAGGAATTCCGTTGTGACCGCACATCTCCCAAGGTAGCTGGGGATCAGCCTTTCCCATTCTTGTAAAACCCTTTTGTGATAAGAGCCAAGTATGGTTAGCATTATACAAGATTACATAAATAGCATGCTAGGAGAAATCAAGCAATTAGCCAAATTATTTATTTGGGTCTTTGATAATGAGTCTTTTATTATTCTCTCTTGAGGATTGAAACAATCAGAGCAGCAAAGACCACGCTGCGTGTGAAGTTCAGCTATGCAATGATTGCCTTGACAATACTGGGATGCATAATCATGGTGATTAGAGGGAAGCAGGTAAGCACAGATTTTTGGGTGGTGAGTGCAAATCAATCTTCACATAAACTCCTCAGTTCCTCCTATGGATTGGTTAGTACTGTTTTGTTCTGGGATTTTTCATTTTATCAAtgagcaaaaattaaaaattagtcCTCCTAGTGCCCCAGAAGAGACCCTTAATTAATTCCCAAGTCAGAAGGGGTGGTGTCACTATTAGACTGCATAtgcttcctttaaaagaaaaaaaatattttctctcggCGCAATACTTAGTTTTAGCTTGTGCTGTTTTAACTCCTTAATTTTGCTGACGGGCTGCGAGAGTTTGAAAGGAAAGAGCACCTTCTGTTCTGTGGATCTGGTAGGCAGGTAAATGCTCCTTGGGCCATGGTCCACACGGTTCACTGGACCTATTTACAAAAGGCTTTCTGCACACTGCAACACTTGTAGAATCAATATAATGGCAACAGCAAATGAGTATGTTTCTCCACAAACAAACAGACTTGAGAATTCTCAAAACTCTTTTTAAACACTGGAGGGATGGTCAGTAATAATTCTGTGCCCTTTAATTGCATTGAAAAATAGTCCTCCTTCAGTGTGGATGGAACAACTTCTCAGATTATTATTGTTTGTTGaatcaaaaaattatttcatagaaAATCTCCCAAGTCCTGTAGATGCTGAGCACCCTTCACTTGCATAGAATTTGGCAAGGTATCAAAGAAGTTCAGCGTTATGGCAGAACTAGGTCTGTGATTTAATTTGCATCGTATGAAGAAAGCAAGAATAAAGTTTAAGATTCCACGTGCAGCGAAGGTTAgtcatgctttaattttatgTGGTTTTTAACATAGTTGGTGAACTATTAACTTTGTGGTATTTCTGTAAAGAAGCAAGGCGTGCTTTTTGTGTACTGAAGCCAAGCTAAAGTCTCTCAGCAGCATCAGTCTCATCAAAGTCAAGGAACGCGAGTGTAATCTGTGCAGCTCATTGTCGTGttgcttttaataaaaagcaCAGTGGTCACAGAAACACAGTCCACTACAT
The window above is part of the Opisthocomus hoazin isolate bOpiHoa1 chromosome 1, bOpiHoa1.hap1, whole genome shotgun sequence genome. Proteins encoded here:
- the MIX23 gene encoding protein MIX23 isoform X1; protein product: MAAPSRAASCEDFAEFQELLRVMRTIDDRIVHELNTTIPTASFVGKVDAGQTCKELYQSLMDAHTSRERIIKNCIAQTSSVVKTLREEREKAQDDVALLKQLRKEQTKLKLMQSELNVEEVVNDRSWKVFNERCRIHYKPPKSQ
- the MIX23 gene encoding protein MIX23 isoform X2, producing the protein MRTIDDRIVHELNTTIPTASFVGKVDAGQTCKELYQSLMDAHTSRERIIKNCIAQTSSVVKTLREEREKAQDDVALLKQLRKEQTKLKLMQSELNVEEVVNDRSWKVFNERCRIHYKPPKSQ
- the FAM162A gene encoding protein FAM162A, whose amino-acid sequence is MAVKLLGRNIPSVLRVTKGVDPKISRRLCVKPPEESQLQPRSQPPLRVPGHKPTDWEKRFLLWAGHFKKTEDIPETVSIETIRAAKTTLRVKFSYAMIALTILGCIIMVIRGKQAIKRRESLTSVNLEKKAQWREEATQNTSAKP